From the Gammaproteobacteria bacterium genome, the window CGACCCGCCCGGCGCTCATCATCAGGTGCTCCAGCACCTTGTATTCATACGATGTCAGGTCTACATCAGAGCCGTCGACGCTGACCTGCTGGGCCGCCGTATCCAGCGCGATGGGCCCGGCGCGCAGCACCGCCTCCGCCCAGCCACCGCGGCGTCGCAACAACGCATTGATACGCGCCAGCACCTCTTCCTTATGAAACGGCTTCACCACGTAATCGTCGGCACCGGACTCCAGGCCGTTGACCTTGTCCTGCCAGCGATCACGCGCGGTAAGAATAAGGATAGGAAAATTCCGCTCGTCCGCACGCAGCTTCGAAATCAGCTCAATGCCGGACATGCCGGGCAGGCCGAGATCGACTATGGCGATATCGATCGGGTATTCCTTGCCGTAATAAAGCCCCTCTTCGCCGTCGCCGACGGCATCCACGATGAAACCCGATTCACGCAGGGCCAGTGCCAGCGAATCACGCAGGGTCTGTTCGTCTTCAACCAGTAATAAACGCATAGTAATGCCTCACATGATCCGGCCGGATCTGGCATCCACGCGGAAAGTACGAACCCGGCCACGGTCATAGACCTTGATGTAGTGCACCGGTCGATCATCCACGTAGCGGGTCTTGGCGCTGATCACATCGCCGTCGATCTGGCGGCGCACTCGTGCGACGGCCTGATCCAGCGAAATGAACCGTTCCTGGGCAGCCAGCCGGATATCATCCGGCGCGGCCTGCACCGCCGGCGCTGCCAGCAACGGCAGGCTCAGCAGCAGCCCAAGAACAATTTGCCTGAGAAAACCCTTCACCAGTTTCCGATCCTCAATAACGTTCGTACTCAGCCGGGGTTACCGCCACGCGCACGCGAATCTCATCGCCTGGCTGACGGTCCATCCGGGTAGTGTACTCCCGGCCGGCAAATTCGTAGGTGACATTGTACCCTTCGACACGGCGTTCCTGACGGGTCGTATACCGGGTCGTGCAACGCTCCACCGTGCGATAACGCGCATGGTCACGGTAATCGCTGCGGTAGTTGTCACGATTGACCTCGTTCTGTGCTACCGCCGAACCGACCAGCGTACCGATCAGCGTCATGGCGTCGCGGCCCTTGCCGTCGCCAAACTGCCGGCCGATGGCACCGCCAATGATCCCGCCGGTAACCGTCGCCGCGGTCGAATTACGGTAGTTTCCCCGACGCGGCCGGTGGTAGACCTCCTGGTCATAGCACTCGCGCTGCGGCTGGCGAATACGCACGTAACGGTAAATCGGGTCAACGTCGATCACCCGGGCGTACACATAACCATCGTCATAATCGTAATTTGCACGATCATAGTCCTGTTCGTAACGATCATCGTCATCATTGTCGTCCCACCAGTCGTGGTCGGCCAACGCGGCAGCAGACAACGTCAATGTGGCGAAGGCCGCTGTGGTCATTGCGATCTTCTTCAGCATCTTCCTTACTCCTTTAACGGGGAACCAACAGGGTTCTCCCAACCTGGTAAGCAAGATAGCCGGAACTGCCTGAATATCGCCTGAATACGATAAGAATCAGCCGGATACGACCACATTACAGGCCCGATTCCGGCGGGATTGTGAAAAATCCTGTACCCGTCCTGCACCCGCGGCATCAAACGACAATCCTGGGCCTGTTACTGCGCCATTTCGTTGATAGCTTTCACGAAATCTGACGCGTATGCCGTTATGTTGCGTCTTTGGCCGCCTGCCATAGTGCTTCGAGTTCATCCAGGTCGCATTGTTCCGGCCGGCGGCCGTCGGCACTTACCGCCTGTTCGAGGTGACCGAAACGCGACCTGAAGCGATTGTTCGTACCCTGCAGCGCGGTCTCTGCATCGACACCGAGGTGGCGGCCCAGATTTACCAGGGCAAACAGTACGTCGCCAAGTTCCCGTTCCATCGCGTCCCGGTCGCCGCTGGTTATCTCTGCATCCAGTTCCTCGAGCTCCTCGACCACCGTGGCGCGCACGCCGTCGATTTGCGGCCAGTCAAAACCGACGCTGGCAGCCCGCTTGCCCAGCTTTGCCGCACGTCGCAGCGCCGGCAGTGCCCGCGGCACGTCGTCGAGCACGCCACCGCGGCGTTCCGCCGCTTTTTGCGCCTCCCAGGCTGCAGTTTGCGCATCTGCGTCGGCGATGCTGGCGCCGGCAAACACGTGCGGGTGACGCCGCACCATCTTGTCGTTCAGCCCCTCTACTACATCAGTGATGTTGAACAGCCCGGCCTCCTCGGCCATTTGCGCATGGAAGACCACCTGGAACAGCAGGTCACCCAGCTCGTCGCGCAGGCCCTCCATATCGTCACGTTCGATGGCGTCGGCGACCTCGTACGCCTCCTCGATCGTGTGTGGCGCTATGGTGGCGAAGTCCTGCTCCAGGTCCCACGGGCAACCCTCCTCCGGTGCGCGCAACCGGCGCATGATTTCGATCAGTCGGTCAGCCGCTTCCATCACCAGGCTCCAGTATCGTGCGATAAAAACAGACAATCATGGAGGCCGTAGCACCCCAGATGTCGCGGTCTTTCCAGGGAATCTGGAAATACGGAATCTCGTAGCCGTAGATGGTTTTCTTTTTCCTGTGGTGATTTCCCGGATCGAACAGGTATGCCAGCGGTACTTCGAATGCGTCGTCGACTTCGGTCCGGTCCAGCGTCAGCTCCATGTCCTCCCGGTAGAACCCAACTACCGGCGTCACCGAGTAGCCGGTGATAGTGAAGTAGTTGTCGAGAAAGCCGGCGACCTCGATGTTCGCTGCCGGCAGGCCTACTTCTTCCTCGGTCTCACGCAGCGCGGCATCGAGCGGACCGGCATCGCTGTCCTCGATCCGGCCGCCGGGAAAACTGATTTGCCCGCCGTGGTGCTTGAGATGCTTTGCACGCTGTGTCAGCAGCACGCTGAGTTCGCCGTTGCGTTCGACCAGGGGCACCAGCACCGCGGCAGGTGTCAGCTGCTTTGGTAGCAGCCTCTCGAATATTTCCGGTATATCTCCCCAGCCGGGCCGTTGCACTATTTCCGGCCGCTGCGGCGCGGTGTCCTGCAGCCTCGTTTTTATCAGGTCACGCAAATACGATCAGCCCTGAATACCGCCGCGGGTGAGTTTTTCGGGGTCGAGCAGCCGCTTCAGCTCATCCTCGCTAAGGTCGGTGGTTTCCTTTGCCACATCCAGAATCGGACGCCCTTCCGCGTAAGCTTTTTTCGCCGTGGCCGCACCCAGGTCGTAACCGATCACGGCGTTTAGCGCAGTAACCAGGATGGGGTTTTTCTGCAGCGCTTCGGCCAGCACTTCCTCGTTTACCGTAAAGCCCTCAATGGCGCTGTCTGCCAGTATCCTCGAGCTGTTGGCAAGAATGTTAAGACTGTCCAGCAGGTTATCGGCAATGACGGGCAGCATGACATTGAGCTCAAAATTTCCGGCCTGACCACCGACCGTAATGGTTGCGTCATTGCCAATGACCTGTGCTGCCACCATTGTCACCGCTTCGGGTACGACCGGGTTCACTTTGCCGGGCATGATTGAGCTGCCAGGCTGCAAGGCCGGCAGTTTAATCTCCGCCAACCCGGCCAGCGGCCCGCTGTTCATCCAGCGCAGGTCATTGGATATTTTCATCAACGCAACAGCAATGGATTTGAGTTGTCCGGACAATTCGACCGCCGTGTCCTGGGTAGC encodes:
- a CDS encoding glycine zipper 2TM domain-containing protein; the encoded protein is MLKKIAMTTAAFATLTLSAAALADHDWWDDNDDDDRYEQDYDRANYDYDDGYVYARVIDVDPIYRYVRIRQPQRECYDQEVYHRPRRGNYRNSTAATVTGGIIGGAIGRQFGDGKGRDAMTLIGTLVGSAVAQNEVNRDNYRSDYRDHARYRTVERCTTRYTTRQERRVEGYNVTYEFAGREYTTRMDRQPGDEIRVRVAVTPAEYERY
- a CDS encoding response regulator transcription factor, which produces MRLLLVEDEQTLRDSLALALRESGFIVDAVGDGEEGLYYGKEYPIDIAIVDLGLPGMSGIELISKLRADERNFPILILTARDRWQDKVNGLESGADDYVVKPFHKEEVLARINALLRRRGGWAEAVLRAGPIALDTAAQQVSVDGSDVDLTSYEYKVLEHLMMSAGRVVSKSELTESLYEQDFERDSNVIEVFVGRLRRKLDPANTMRPIETLRGRGYRFALE
- the mazG gene encoding nucleoside triphosphate pyrophosphohydrolase, which produces MEAADRLIEIMRRLRAPEEGCPWDLEQDFATIAPHTIEEAYEVADAIERDDMEGLRDELGDLLFQVVFHAQMAEEAGLFNITDVVEGLNDKMVRRHPHVFAGASIADADAQTAAWEAQKAAERRGGVLDDVPRALPALRRAAKLGKRAASVGFDWPQIDGVRATVVEELEELDAEITSGDRDAMERELGDVLFALVNLGRHLGVDAETALQGTNNRFRSRFGHLEQAVSADGRRPEQCDLDELEALWQAAKDAT
- a CDS encoding PepSY domain-containing protein, with product MKGFLRQIVLGLLLSLPLLAAPAVQAAPDDIRLAAQERFISLDQAVARVRRQIDGDVISAKTRYVDDRPVHYIKVYDRGRVRTFRVDARSGRIM
- a CDS encoding CoA pyrophosphatase codes for the protein MPLVERNGELSVLLTQRAKHLKHHGGQISFPGGRIEDSDAGPLDAALRETEEEVGLPAANIEVAGFLDNYFTITGYSVTPVVGFYREDMELTLDRTEVDDAFEVPLAYLFDPGNHHRKKKTIYGYEIPYFQIPWKDRDIWGATASMIVCFYRTILEPGDGSG